One Malaclemys terrapin pileata isolate rMalTer1 chromosome 9, rMalTer1.hap1, whole genome shotgun sequence DNA window includes the following coding sequences:
- the U2SURP gene encoding U2 snRNP-associated SURP motif-containing protein isoform X2, giving the protein MLQCYHHQKTRRILRRNLLALIHRMIEFVVREGPMFEAMIMNREINNPMFRFLFENQTPAHVYYRWKLYSILQGDAPTKWRTEDFRMFKNGSFWRPPPLNPYLHGMSEEQETEAFVEEPNKKGALKEEQRDKLEEILRGLTPRKNDIGDAMVFCLNNAEAAEEIVDCITESLSILKTPLPKKIARLYLVSDVLYNSSAKVANASYYRKFFETKLCQIFSDLNATYRTIQGHLQSENFKQRVMTCFRAWEDWAIYPEPFLIKLQNIFLGLVNIIEEKEIEEVPDDLDGAPIEEELDGAPLEDVDGIPIDAAPIDDLDGIPIKSLDDDLDGVPLDTSEESKKNEPIFKVAPSKWEAVDEAELEAQAVTTSKWELFDQHEESEEEENQNQEEESEDEEDTQSSKSEEQHMYSNPIKEEMPESKSSIKYSEMSEEKRAKLREIELKVMKFQDELESGKRPKKPGQSFQEQVEHYRDKLLQREKEKELERERERDKKDKEKFESRSKDKKEKEECTPTRKERKRRHSTSPSPSRSSGSRRAKSPSPKSERSERSERSHKETSRSRSSHKDSPRDVSKKAKRSPSGSRTPKRSRRSRSRSPKKSGKKSRSQSRSPHRSHKKSKKSKH; this is encoded by the exons ATGCTCCAATGTtaccaccaccaaaaaacaaGGAGGATTTTGAGAAG GAATTTGCTCGCATTGATACATCGAATGATAGAGTTTGTGGTACGTGAAGGGCCTATGTTTGAAGCCATGATCATGAACCGAGAAATCAACAATCCAATGTTCAG GTTTTTGTTTGAAAACCAGACTCCAGCCCATGTATATTACAGATGGAAGCTTTATTCAATTTTACAG GGAGACGCTCCAACCAAGTGGAGGACAGAAGACTTTCGTATGTTCAAAAATGGATCATTTTGGAGGCCACCACCATTAAATCCATACCTGCATGGGATGTCCGAAGAGCAAGAAACTGAAGCATTTGTAGAGGAACCTAACAAGAAGGGGGCACTTAAGGAGGA GCAGAGAGACAAATTAGAGGAAATCCTGCGTGGATTAACACCTCGTAAGAACGATATTGGCGATGCAATGGTTTTCTGTCTTAATAATGCTGAAGCTGCTGAAGAAATTGTAGACTGCATTACGGAGTCATTGTCTATTCTGAAGACTCCTCTTCCTAAAAAG ATTGCAAGATTATATTTGGTGTCGGATGTGTTATACAACTCTTCAGCTAAAGTTGCCAATGCTTCATATTATAGAAAATT ttttgaaacaaaattatgTCAGATATTTTCTGATCTCAATGCTACCTACCGTACAATACAAGGCCATTTACAGTCGGAAAATTTCAAG caacGGGTAATGACATGCTTCAGAGCATGGGAAGACTGGGCAATTTATCCAGAACCCTTTTTGATCAAACTGCAGAATATTTTCTTGGGGCTTGTAAATAttatagaagaaaaagaaatagag GAAGTACCAGATGATCTTGATGGCGCTCCCATTGAGGAAGAACTTGATGGTGCACCACTGGAAGATGTTGATGGAATTCCTATTGATGCTGCTCCGATAGATGATCTTGATGGAATCCCTATTAAATCGCTTGATGATGATCTTGATGGTGTACCTT TGGATACTTCTGAAGAGTCTAAAAAGAATGAGCCCATATTCAAAGTTGCTCCTTCAAAATGGGAAGCAGTGGATGAAGCAGAATTGGAAGCTCAGG CTGTTACAACTTCTAAATGGGAGTTGTTTGACCAGCATGAAGAatcagaagaggaagaaaatcaAAA TCAGGAAGAAGAAAGCGAAGATGAGGAGGATACTCAGAGTTCTAAATCAGAAGAGCAGCATATGTACTCCAATCCCATCAAAGAAGAAATGCCTGAATCCAAGTCATCAATCAAGTACTCTGAAATGAGTGAAGAAAAGCGCGCCAAACTCAGAGAAATCGAG CTTAAGGTCATGAAATTTCAAGATGAGTTGGAGTCTGGAAAAAGACCCAAGAAACCAGGCCAGAGTTTTCAGGAACAGGTTGAACACTATAGAGACAAACTTCTTCAGAGG gaaaaagaaaaggagctggaaagagaacgagagagagacaagaaagacaaggaaaaatttgaatccagatccaaagacaagaaggaaaaagaagaatgtaCACCAACAAGAAAAGAAAG GAAAAGACGACACAGTACATCTCCCAGTCCATCTCGCAGCAGTGGCAGTAGACGAGCAAAATCCCCATCACCAAAATCAGAGCGCTCAGAGCGATCTGAAAGATCCCACAAAGAGACCTCGCGTTCCAGGTCATCTCACAAAGATTCTCCTAGAGATGTCAGTAAAAAAGCCAAAAG gtcACCATCTGGCTCAAGGACACCCAAAAGATCAAGAAGGTCACGATCCAGGTCCCCTAAAAAGTCAGGGAAAAAATCCAGGTCGCAGTCCCGTTCTCCACACAGATCTCACAAGAAGTCAAAGAAAAGCAAACACTGA